The following proteins are encoded in a genomic region of Luteitalea sp.:
- a CDS encoding response regulator — translation MKPRILVIDDEAAIRDMMRMILEYEGYDCLVAATGQEALALMERAMPDLVFLDIKMPGMDGLEVLGRIRSLDEGVPVVMISGHATISDAVTATKLGAFDFIEKPLASERVLVTVRNAIDASRLKTEVGRLRQDAEAKYRITGDSPALRRVLDDVARAAPTNATVLILGESGVGKELVARAIHRNSQRAKERFVQVNCAAIPEELIESELFGHEKGSFTGASDKQLGKFEQADRGTIFLDEVGDMSPKTQAKVLRVLQEGEVERIGSAKTFKVDVRVIAATNKRLEEEIARGTFREDLYFRLSVIPISVPPLRERAEDIPSLVRHFMDLFAREGASFRAKRFTPPAMALLQHQRWKGNIRELRNTVERALIMSRGESIDEAELREILRLETRLGPSAAEPQAPTGGLERAPGTAASGLSGADRAAPAPAGTSIDDRVAPDASSSGDAMPPPAPEPSRPSTLKEFKEQAERAFLVERLRDNNWNISKTAEVIGTPRSNLYKKLEQYQISQERDG, via the coding sequence ATGAAGCCACGCATCCTAGTCATCGACGATGAAGCTGCCATCCGCGACATGATGCGGATGATCCTCGAATACGAAGGCTACGACTGTCTCGTGGCGGCGACCGGCCAAGAGGCGCTCGCCCTGATGGAGCGCGCCATGCCGGATCTCGTCTTCCTGGATATCAAGATGCCTGGCATGGATGGGCTCGAGGTGCTCGGCCGCATCCGAAGCCTGGACGAAGGGGTGCCGGTCGTGATGATCTCCGGCCATGCGACGATCAGCGATGCCGTCACCGCCACCAAGCTTGGTGCGTTCGACTTCATCGAGAAGCCGCTCGCCAGCGAGCGCGTCCTCGTCACCGTGCGCAATGCCATCGATGCGAGCCGTCTCAAGACCGAGGTCGGGCGCCTGCGACAGGACGCCGAGGCCAAGTATCGGATCACGGGTGACAGCCCGGCGCTCAGGCGGGTCCTGGACGATGTGGCGCGTGCGGCGCCGACCAACGCAACGGTGCTCATCCTCGGCGAGAGCGGCGTCGGTAAGGAGCTCGTCGCTCGTGCCATCCATCGCAACAGTCAGCGCGCGAAGGAGCGCTTCGTCCAAGTCAACTGTGCAGCGATTCCGGAGGAGCTGATCGAATCCGAGCTCTTCGGTCACGAGAAAGGCTCCTTCACCGGTGCTTCCGACAAGCAGCTCGGGAAGTTCGAGCAGGCGGACCGCGGCACGATCTTCTTGGATGAAGTCGGAGACATGAGCCCGAAGACCCAGGCCAAGGTGCTGCGCGTCCTGCAAGAGGGTGAGGTGGAGCGAATCGGCTCCGCCAAGACCTTCAAGGTCGACGTGCGTGTGATTGCTGCGACGAACAAGCGGCTCGAGGAGGAGATTGCACGAGGCACGTTCCGCGAGGACCTCTACTTTCGGCTGAGCGTCATCCCGATTTCAGTGCCACCGCTCCGCGAGCGCGCAGAGGATATCCCCTCGCTCGTGCGCCACTTCATGGACTTGTTCGCACGTGAAGGTGCCAGCTTTCGGGCGAAGCGCTTCACACCGCCGGCCATGGCGCTCCTGCAGCACCAGCGCTGGAAGGGCAACATCAGGGAGCTCAGGAACACCGTCGAGCGCGCCCTGATCATGTCGCGGGGCGAGAGCATCGATGAGGCGGAGCTACGGGAGATCCTCAGGCTCGAGACGCGCCTCGGCCCTTCGGCCGCTGAGCCGCAGGCGCCAACCGGTGGGCTGGAGCGCGCGCCGGGAACTGCCGCAAGCGGTCTCTCTGGAGCGGATCGCGCCGCTCCAGCCCCGGCAGGCACGTCAATCGACGACCGAGTGGCGCCGGACGCGTCTAGCTCAGGAGATGCCATGCCGCCTCCCGCGCCGGAGCCGTCACGGCCGTCGACCCTCAAGGAGTTCAAGGAGCAGGCGGAACGTGCGTTCCTGGTCGAGCGGCTCCGCGACAACAACTGGAACATTTCCAAGACCGCCGAGGTCATTGGGACGCCCCGCAGCAACTTGTACAAGAAGCTTGAACAGTACCAGATCAGCCAGGAGCGCGACGGCTAG
- a CDS encoding DUF885 family protein, producing the protein MNRILMALALVVSLLGCRQEASDSARSSATEGDLAQAAAELDKFYAEYWEELLRLDPIQATFIGDTRYNDQLPNFLAADFRKRMHDFNAGWLKRAQALDGRTLDEQARLSYDIFVRNLERELETERFPDWMQPINQFYSVASLAVQLGSGTGAQPFREVGDYDNWLQRAQRLPNLFDQAIANMREGMARGVVQPKVLMQKVVPQLDAIIADEPEDTDFWGPIARMPPEFGDADGKRLTSAYRAMIGEHVVPAYRRLRSFIEDEYLPACRDTVALSALPDGDAWYAFNAKRSTTTDLTPAEIHRIGLKEVARIHGEMKQVMQQVGFKGDLAAFFEFMTTDRQFRFASENALLKAYNGLRARVEAGVPRLFSLLPKASFEIRPVEPFRAASAAGGEYQQPSEDGSRPGIFYVNTYDLPTRKTWDMENLFLHEAIPGHHFQIALQQELADLPRFRRFGIETAFVEGWGLYAESLGKELGIYTDQYQYFGRLQAELWRAIRLVVDTGLHDQDWTREQVIEYMIDNSATSKTQAVAEAERYIAIPGQALAYKIGELKLQELRRRAEQALTDRFDIKAFHAAALEDGSLPLDVLEAKIDRWIAAQEQVTPTGD; encoded by the coding sequence ATGAATCGCATCCTGATGGCTCTCGCGCTCGTTGTTTCCCTTCTTGGTTGCCGTCAAGAAGCCTCCGATTCCGCTCGGTCGTCGGCAACCGAGGGCGACCTGGCTCAGGCCGCGGCCGAGCTCGACAAGTTCTACGCTGAGTATTGGGAGGAATTGCTTCGGCTCGATCCAATCCAGGCGACCTTCATCGGCGACACCCGTTACAACGATCAGTTGCCGAACTTCCTGGCCGCCGATTTTCGGAAGCGGATGCACGACTTCAACGCGGGATGGCTGAAGCGCGCGCAGGCCCTCGACGGCCGGACGCTCGATGAGCAGGCGCGCCTGAGCTATGACATCTTCGTGCGCAATCTCGAGCGAGAGCTCGAGACGGAGCGCTTCCCCGACTGGATGCAGCCGATCAATCAGTTCTACAGCGTGGCCAGCCTGGCCGTGCAGTTGGGCTCTGGCACGGGCGCCCAGCCGTTCAGGGAGGTCGGCGATTATGACAACTGGCTCCAGCGTGCCCAACGCTTGCCCAACCTCTTCGATCAGGCAATCGCCAACATGCGCGAGGGGATGGCGCGCGGCGTCGTGCAGCCCAAGGTGTTGATGCAGAAGGTCGTGCCGCAGCTCGACGCCATCATTGCGGACGAGCCGGAGGACACGGACTTCTGGGGGCCAATCGCGCGCATGCCGCCAGAGTTTGGTGACGCCGACGGGAAGCGTCTCACCAGCGCCTACCGCGCGATGATCGGCGAGCACGTGGTGCCTGCCTATCGGCGCCTGCGTAGCTTCATTGAGGACGAATACCTTCCCGCGTGTCGCGACACCGTGGCGCTGTCTGCCCTCCCAGACGGCGACGCCTGGTATGCCTTCAACGCCAAGCGCTCGACGACGACCGATCTCACACCGGCCGAGATCCATCGCATCGGCCTGAAGGAGGTGGCGCGCATCCACGGTGAAATGAAGCAGGTGATGCAGCAGGTGGGCTTCAAAGGCGATCTCGCGGCCTTCTTCGAGTTCATGACCACCGACCGACAGTTTCGATTCGCCAGCGAGAACGCGCTACTGAAGGCGTACAACGGCCTCAGGGCACGCGTCGAGGCCGGTGTGCCGCGGTTGTTCTCCCTGCTCCCGAAGGCGTCGTTCGAGATCCGTCCCGTCGAGCCGTTTCGCGCCGCCTCGGCCGCCGGGGGCGAGTATCAGCAGCCAAGCGAGGACGGGTCGCGCCCAGGCATCTTCTATGTCAACACGTATGACCTGCCGACGCGGAAGACATGGGATATGGAGAATCTGTTCCTGCACGAGGCGATCCCGGGCCACCACTTCCAGATCGCCTTGCAGCAGGAGCTGGCCGACCTGCCGCGGTTTCGCCGCTTTGGAATCGAGACCGCGTTTGTCGAGGGCTGGGGGCTGTACGCCGAGTCACTCGGCAAGGAGCTGGGCATCTACACCGATCAGTATCAGTACTTCGGCCGCTTGCAGGCGGAGCTCTGGCGTGCCATCCGCCTCGTCGTGGACACCGGCTTGCACGACCAGGACTGGACGCGCGAGCAGGTGATCGAATACATGATCGACAACTCTGCGACGAGCAAGACGCAAGCGGTTGCCGAGGCGGAGCGCTACATTGCCATCCCGGGGCAGGCGTTGGCGTACAAGATCGGCGAGCTCAAGCTGCAAGAGCTGCGCAGGCGGGCCGAACAGGCGCTTACAGACCGCTTCGACATCAAGGCATTCCACGCCGCCGCGCTCGAAGATGGGTCGTTGCCGCTCGATGTGTTGGAAGCGAAGATCGATCGCTGGATTGCTGCACAAGAGCAGGTGACACCAACCGGGGACTGA
- a CDS encoding PIN domain-containing protein yields the protein MAGSVVVDAGFLVALLSHRDGYHRWAAAQAERFPPPWHTSEAVLSETFHLLESRGESALVALLRRRALLAAFDLNDDLERPLRLMEKYADVPMSLADACLVRMTETLADVVLLTTDRDFRVYRRHGRQAVPCILPVGRQRAQ from the coding sequence ATGGCCGGAAGCGTGGTCGTTGACGCCGGCTTTCTCGTTGCGCTGCTGAGCCATCGCGATGGATACCACCGCTGGGCCGCGGCCCAAGCGGAGCGCTTTCCGCCGCCGTGGCACACGAGCGAGGCCGTGCTTTCAGAGACGTTTCACCTGTTGGAGTCTCGCGGTGAGTCTGCACTCGTTGCTCTTCTCCGCCGCCGGGCGCTCCTCGCCGCCTTCGACCTCAACGACGACCTCGAGCGACCGCTGAGGCTGATGGAGAAGTACGCGGACGTACCGATGAGCCTGGCGGATGCGTGCCTCGTGCGCATGACGGAGACCTTGGCGGACGTGGTACTGCTCACCACCGATAGGGATTTCCGCGTCTATCGTCGTCATGGGCGGCAAGCCGTGCCGTGCATCCTGCCGGTCGGACGGCAGCGCGCCCAGTGA
- a CDS encoding ribbon-helix-helix protein, CopG family — translation MKKSLTVRLPEALVADIEAESRGRKVSKSDVVRERLTSRGDSRSGRPAIDAIADLIGSVDGLPRDLSARRKEYLHKTDYGRKRGR, via the coding sequence GTGAAGAAGAGTCTCACCGTCAGGCTGCCGGAAGCGCTCGTCGCCGACATCGAAGCCGAGTCCCGTGGGCGGAAGGTTTCGAAGTCCGATGTCGTTCGCGAGCGCCTCACGTCGCGCGGTGATTCGCGCTCCGGACGCCCCGCGATCGATGCCATTGCTGATCTGATTGGCTCGGTCGACGGGCTCCCTCGCGATCTGAGCGCGCGCCGGAAGGAATATCTTCACAAGACCGACTATGGCCGGAAGCGTGGTCGTTGA
- a CDS encoding NAD-dependent epimerase/dehydratase family protein: protein MGIYVVTGGAGFIGSHLVEELVRRGERVRVVDNLSTGRRENLAHLSGVELLEGDLARLDVARQAVTGADIVLHQAAIPSVPRSVTDPITSHRANVDATLNVLVAARDAGVRRVVYAGSSSAYGNTDTLPKREEMPTHPLSPYALQKLVGEQYAAMFTELYDLETVTIRYFNVFGPRQDPSSPYSGVISLFVKALRNRGRPTIYGDGEQTRDFTYVANVVDGVLRACDAPEARGQVINVATGERISLNRLFQVVRSLTGAEGAEPVYGDPRAGDVRDSQADLTRARTLLAYAPLVGLEEGLQRTIDWAQHNQPVHELPGA, encoded by the coding sequence ATGGGCATCTACGTCGTCACAGGGGGTGCTGGCTTCATTGGCTCGCACCTGGTCGAGGAGTTGGTGCGCCGCGGCGAGCGCGTGCGCGTGGTGGACAATCTCAGTACGGGGAGGCGTGAGAATCTCGCGCATCTCTCGGGTGTAGAGCTTCTCGAAGGCGACCTCGCACGGCTCGACGTTGCACGGCAAGCGGTGACGGGCGCAGACATCGTGCTGCATCAGGCGGCAATTCCCTCGGTGCCGCGTTCGGTAACCGACCCCATCACCTCGCACCGCGCCAACGTCGATGCCACCCTGAACGTACTCGTGGCCGCACGTGATGCTGGCGTTCGACGCGTGGTCTATGCGGGGTCGTCGTCGGCGTATGGAAACACGGACACGTTGCCCAAGCGTGAGGAGATGCCCACCCATCCGCTGTCGCCCTATGCCTTGCAGAAGCTCGTCGGTGAGCAGTATGCAGCGATGTTCACCGAGCTCTATGACCTCGAGACGGTGACCATCCGCTACTTCAACGTGTTTGGCCCGCGTCAGGATCCCTCGTCGCCGTACTCCGGGGTAATTTCGCTCTTCGTCAAAGCGCTGCGCAACCGTGGCCGCCCGACGATTTATGGAGACGGCGAGCAGACCCGCGACTTCACGTACGTCGCCAATGTGGTCGACGGCGTGCTCCGCGCGTGCGACGCTCCCGAGGCACGCGGACAGGTCATCAACGTCGCCACAGGTGAGCGGATCTCGCTGAACCGGCTCTTCCAGGTCGTGCGGTCGCTTACCGGCGCCGAAGGCGCCGAACCGGTGTACGGCGACCCTCGAGCGGGCGACGTGCGCGACTCTCAAGCCGATCTCACGCGCGCCCGAACGCTCCTTGCCTACGCTCCCCTCGTCGGTTTGGAGGAAGGTCTCCAGCGCACAATCGACTGGGCGCAGCACAATCAACCGGTGCACGAGTTGCCCGGAGCGTGA
- a CDS encoding prepilin-type N-terminal cleavage/methylation domain-containing protein produces the protein MTTAYPRTTDRSLVADPGFSLLELLVATSLVAVVALPAMARLDAGLGRVRGEAGARQVAAWLAWSRAQALSSGRSAGVRFDRTASTIRMERVLDRNGNGLRTEDLDTGMDHRVGTPVRLDELVPGARFAVATALPGIDDAPSLPAGANPVRFGSSDVASFSARGTSTPGTIYVCGSDQEQYAVRVLGATGRIRVLQFDRVRGVWQAR, from the coding sequence GTGACCACTGCCTACCCACGAACGACAGACCGTTCGCTCGTGGCCGATCCTGGCTTCTCGCTGCTGGAGCTCCTGGTCGCGACCAGCCTTGTCGCAGTCGTGGCGCTGCCGGCGATGGCCAGGCTCGATGCTGGTCTCGGGCGCGTGCGGGGGGAAGCAGGCGCACGACAGGTGGCGGCGTGGCTCGCGTGGTCACGGGCACAGGCCCTCAGCAGCGGCCGTTCGGCCGGTGTGCGGTTCGATCGGACGGCGAGCACGATTCGCATGGAACGAGTCTTGGATCGAAACGGCAATGGTCTTCGCACGGAGGATCTGGACACTGGCATGGACCACCGTGTAGGCACGCCGGTTCGTCTCGATGAGCTTGTTCCGGGCGCGCGCTTCGCCGTTGCCACCGCTCTGCCAGGAATTGATGACGCGCCTTCGCTTCCTGCGGGAGCCAATCCCGTCCGTTTCGGCAGCTCGGACGTGGCGTCGTTTTCTGCGCGCGGGACCAGTACGCCCGGGACCATCTACGTCTGCGGCTCGGACCAGGAGCAGTATGCGGTCCGTGTCTTGGGTGCGACGGGGCGCATTCGCGTCTTGCAATTCGATCGCGTGAGGGGCGTGTGGCAGGCGAGGTGA
- a CDS encoding AAA domain-containing protein: MTRTLDVGVNSGAGDQSELEVWTALSTAWRTMPGGLLRAQFEAALTHMADAAWAHIREGTLAPGGASPAPPEHGVLFEVMPGVVLEAVPRDGAGFGPRQMAILQQGVLAAGFVVELDRWRTGTLRIPSLLCPPMQVPELIGSSPAFRLLLDRVARVARTDFAVLIEGESGVGKELVARRIHALSRRRRGPFVAVNCAALVDTLVEAELFGIEERTATGVKGRRGKFEHADGGTLFLDEVTDLTPRAQAKLLRALQEMSVERVGSHGTRTVDIRLIAATNRNLLQLVSEGRFRLDLFYRLNSLEIYVPPLRTRRQDIVDLATALLKRHRALGPAEIGPEALESLLGYEWPGNVREVERVIERAVALAEGPVIELDDLPPGITGRYREVLLPKDETDDTMRAWGSRYARLVLRRCGGRKRQACRILDISYHTLQAYLRYPLKSSNGHDPQSVGADSPADSQGEVAVGEERLDPVRAP; encoded by the coding sequence ATGACCAGAACCTTGGACGTAGGAGTCAATTCAGGCGCGGGCGATCAGTCAGAGCTCGAGGTCTGGACGGCACTGTCGACGGCGTGGCGGACGATGCCAGGCGGGCTATTGCGGGCGCAGTTCGAGGCGGCGCTGACGCACATGGCCGACGCGGCCTGGGCGCACATCCGCGAGGGCACACTCGCACCTGGCGGGGCGTCGCCCGCACCGCCTGAGCATGGGGTGCTCTTCGAGGTCATGCCGGGGGTGGTGCTCGAGGCGGTGCCCCGTGACGGCGCAGGCTTTGGACCGCGTCAGATGGCGATTTTGCAGCAAGGTGTCCTGGCCGCGGGATTCGTCGTGGAGCTGGATCGGTGGCGCACGGGCACGTTACGCATACCCTCCCTGTTGTGTCCACCCATGCAAGTGCCAGAGCTCATCGGGTCGAGCCCTGCCTTTCGGCTCCTGCTCGATCGTGTGGCGCGGGTCGCGCGGACCGACTTTGCCGTGCTGATCGAGGGGGAGAGCGGTGTGGGCAAGGAGCTGGTCGCGCGCCGCATCCATGCATTGAGCCGCCGGAGACGTGGGCCGTTTGTCGCCGTCAACTGCGCCGCGTTGGTCGACACGCTGGTGGAGGCGGAGCTCTTCGGCATCGAGGAGCGGACGGCCACCGGCGTCAAGGGGCGGCGCGGCAAGTTCGAGCACGCCGATGGTGGCACGTTGTTTCTCGACGAAGTCACGGATCTGACGCCCCGTGCCCAGGCCAAGCTGCTCCGCGCGCTGCAAGAAATGTCCGTGGAGCGGGTGGGTAGCCACGGGACTCGCACGGTCGACATTCGCCTCATTGCCGCGACCAATCGCAATCTCCTGCAGCTCGTCTCGGAAGGGCGCTTCAGACTGGATCTCTTTTATCGACTGAACTCCCTCGAGATCTACGTGCCACCTCTCCGCACGCGGCGCCAGGACATCGTCGATCTCGCCACGGCTCTGCTCAAGCGCCACCGAGCGTTGGGACCGGCGGAGATCGGGCCGGAGGCGCTCGAGTCGCTCTTGGGTTATGAGTGGCCGGGCAACGTACGCGAGGTGGAGCGTGTAATCGAGCGCGCCGTTGCTCTCGCCGAGGGCCCTGTGATTGAGCTGGACGACCTTCCTCCTGGAATCACCGGCCGCTATCGAGAGGTGCTCCTACCAAAGGACGAAACGGACGACACCATGCGAGCGTGGGGCAGCCGGTACGCACGGCTCGTGCTCAGGCGCTGCGGCGGGAGAAAGCGGCAAGCTTGCCGCATCCTCGACATCAGCTACCACACGTTGCAGGCCTACCTTCGGTACCCGCTGAAATCGAGCAACGGCCACGATCCACAATCGGTTGGCGCCGATTCGCCGGCCGATTCACAAGGCGAGGTTGCCGTGGGGGAGGAGCGCCTTGACCCTGTAAGAGCGCCATAG
- the gcvT gene encoding glycine cleavage system aminomethyltransferase GcvT, with amino-acid sequence MTQPVPSLKQTPLHARHLAHGARMMSFGGWEMPVEYTGIVDEHMSVRTRAGLFDVSHMGEVELAGRDALAALQYLTSNDASRLSPGQIQYSALTTPEGTFVDDLLVYCLADEHFLLVLNAANIEKDIAWIRKHTTDAGDVVVVDTSNRYALVALQGPAAPEILQPLTGVELAGLKYYRYANGEVAGVRGFISRTGYTGEDGFEVFVPPATAERVWNAVLEAGAGVDLRPCGLGARDTLRLEAAMRLYGQDMDETTTVLEADLGWIVGWQKEQFLGSDRLRAQKSEGVPRKLVGFEMLGRGIARHGYEVYLNGTKAGVVTSGTQTPFLKKAVGMAYLPAADAVVDRELEVDVRGRRVAARVVPLPFYKRSRSGR; translated from the coding sequence ATGACGCAGCCGGTCCCTTCACTCAAGCAAACGCCTCTCCACGCCCGACATCTCGCGCACGGCGCTCGGATGATGTCCTTCGGCGGGTGGGAGATGCCTGTCGAGTACACGGGTATCGTCGACGAGCACATGAGTGTTCGGACGCGTGCGGGCCTCTTCGATGTCAGCCACATGGGTGAAGTCGAGCTTGCCGGCCGAGACGCGCTGGCCGCACTCCAATACCTCACCAGCAACGACGCCAGCCGCCTGAGCCCGGGCCAGATTCAATATTCGGCGCTTACGACGCCCGAAGGCACCTTTGTCGATGACTTGTTGGTGTATTGCCTGGCCGACGAGCACTTCCTGCTCGTGTTGAACGCCGCCAACATCGAGAAAGACATCGCGTGGATCCGCAAGCACACGACCGACGCCGGTGATGTCGTCGTCGTCGACACGAGCAACCGCTATGCCCTCGTTGCGCTTCAGGGGCCCGCTGCGCCCGAGATTCTGCAACCGCTGACCGGTGTCGAGCTGGCTGGTCTGAAGTACTACCGCTACGCCAACGGTGAGGTTGCCGGCGTGAGAGGCTTCATCTCTCGAACGGGCTACACGGGTGAGGACGGCTTCGAGGTCTTCGTTCCCCCAGCCACGGCAGAGCGCGTTTGGAACGCAGTACTCGAGGCGGGCGCTGGCGTCGATCTCCGGCCGTGTGGCCTGGGTGCGCGCGATACGCTGCGTCTCGAGGCGGCCATGCGTCTCTATGGCCAGGACATGGACGAGACCACGACGGTGCTCGAGGCGGATCTTGGCTGGATCGTTGGATGGCAGAAGGAGCAGTTCCTCGGATCCGACCGTCTGCGCGCGCAGAAGAGCGAGGGTGTGCCGCGAAAGCTCGTCGGCTTCGAGATGCTGGGCCGCGGCATCGCGCGACACGGCTACGAGGTCTATCTCAACGGCACGAAAGCGGGAGTCGTGACCAGTGGAACGCAGACTCCCTTCCTGAAGAAGGCTGTCGGCATGGCGTATCTACCGGCGGCTGATGCTGTCGTGGACCGTGAGCTCGAAGTGGACGTACGCGGCCGTCGAGTCGCCGCTCGCGTCGTGCCGCTACCCTTCTACAAACGCTCCAGGAGCGGACGCTGA
- the gcvH gene encoding glycine cleavage system protein GcvH yields the protein MMYPADLKYTNDHEWLRLLGDGHAEVGITDYAQQQLGDVVFVELPEVGRTVAKGEAFGTIESVKAVSELFSPVAGEVSEINGELQQHPERINSSPHETWIIKLRLANGDEADALLSSERYTELVEE from the coding sequence CTGATGTATCCAGCTGACTTGAAGTACACCAACGACCATGAGTGGCTGCGCCTCCTGGGTGATGGCCACGCGGAGGTAGGCATTACCGACTACGCCCAGCAGCAACTGGGCGACGTCGTGTTCGTCGAGCTGCCCGAGGTGGGCCGCACCGTGGCCAAAGGCGAAGCCTTCGGCACGATAGAATCAGTGAAGGCGGTCTCGGAGCTGTTCTCTCCCGTCGCCGGTGAGGTGAGTGAGATCAACGGCGAGCTGCAACAGCATCCGGAACGGATCAACTCCAGTCCGCATGAGACCTGGATTATCAAGCTGCGTCTCGCCAATGGCGACGAGGCTGACGCGCTCCTCTCCAGCGAGCGCTACACGGAATTGGTGGAAGAGTAG